Genomic window (Bacillus pumilus):
CTGCTGACTATGGTGTACCTCAAATTAGAAAAAGAGTTTTTATTGTGGGTGTTAGATCAGATATAGACGTTGAACATATTCCACCAATTCCAACTACACCGGATAATCCAGTAACTTCCAGAAAAGCAATCGATGATCTATGGAATATGGAAGTAAACTCTAATGTTCCAAACCACACTCAAATATCTAAAGCAAAATTTTATCCCGGAAGACGTTTGCAAGGTAATTCTCAAATAAAAGAAGACCAACCTTCAGTTACAATTCGAGCAGAACACCACGGTAATATTGAAGGGCATTATCGTTCAACTAATCCAGAAGACCCGGAAAATATGTTATTTTGGAGACGATTAACAGTTAGAGAATGTGCTAGAATTCAGTCTTTCCCTGATAACTTTGTATTTCAAGGTTCTGCTACTATGACGTACAAGCAAGTTGGTAATGCGGTTCCACCGGTTCTTGGTTGGCATATAGCTCAATCTGTACAACAAGTACTGCTGAATGCAGAAAAGTTAAAATTTGATGATAATAAAACACAAATAGCAATGAATTTTTAACCGCCGTATTTTGGCGGTTATTTGTTTGGAAAAAAACTGTCCATTTGACAGTCAATCCGGATAATTTCTTATTTTGCATCTATTTCCACTCATCTTTATTTGCCTAACCATGGTTTTGAGAGCATCAAAAACCAACATTGAGTAATCCAAGACCTCAAATTGTTTTATTTTTTCTTTTGGAGCGGTAGAACTAGTACTAGTACTAGATAATTCATTTAATAATCCTTTTCTTTTGGTCACAAAAAAACCTCCTATATCGAAAGTGATATAAGCCAATAATAGGTGTAATTTCTTACATTACCGTTATACTGACCGTTTCACTATACAATATAGAAGGTTGATTTGACGGGTTTTAGCACCCGATTTAAATACGTCCCAGGAGAGATTCGAACTCCCGACCGACGCCTTAGAAGGGCGTTGCTCTATCCAGCTGAGCTACTGGGACATGTTGTTATGTAGTGTTCTGTTGGTGAGTACCTCACCGACAAGATTTATTATATTACTATTGTTCTTTAAAGTCAACGGTTTTTCGAAAGTTTTTTTCATAAGGGGCAGATGCTGCACCCTTATGAAATACCTTCCAATGTGACAGTGTTTTCGAGGTCTTGTATGACCTGACCTTCGTCTGTGAAAAACTGTACGTTCGCTTCGCTTCCATCTAGTGTCAGTATAGCGTAGCTGCGCTCTTTACGCACTCTTGGCAGGTGCACACTGCCTGGGTTAATGAGCAGTTTTCCTCTTAGCAGCTCACTGCCTGGGATGTGCGAGTGGCCAAAGCAGATGATGTCTGCGCCTAGCTCTTCTGCACGGTAGTAGACTTGAAGCAAGGATTGTTTGATGCCATGCAGATGTCCGTGAGTGAGAAATAGTTTTCCGCCTCCATCAAGTGGGAGCAGGAGTTCTTCTTCAAAATCGCCCATAAAGTCACAATTTCCTTTGACGACTTTGTATCCTTCGAGTGCTGGGTGGTTCGTTTCGAGTTCTGAATCTCCGCAGTGAATCATCATGTCCACTTCAGCCGCATGCCGTTTGGCAATGGTTTGAAGTTCGTCTGTGAGTCCATGACTGTCACTAATGATGAGTATCTTCATGGCTTCATTCCCCCTTATTCATTTGCGTCTAGCAGTGATGAAAGCTTTTGAAGCGCGACCGCTCGATGGCTAATCTTGTTTTTCTCCTCTGGTGAAAGCTCAGCCATCGTCTGGTCTTTGTCTTTGACGATGAAAATCGGGTCGTATCCGAAGCCGTTTTCGCCGATTGGTTCTTCTGAGATGTAGCCTTCTACTGATCCTTCTACCGTCTTTGTTTCTTTACCCGGTATGCTCACAGCCAGGGCACATCTGAATCTAGCTGTACGGTCTTCTTTTTCAATGCCTTGAAGCTCGCTCAGCACTTTTTCCACATTCTCAGCATCATCCTTATGCTCACCAGCGTATCTCGCTGAATAAACGCCAGGTTTTCCGCCAAGATAGTCAATCGACAAACCGGAATCGTCTGCAATGACCATTTCACCTGCTTTGGCTTGAATCGCCTCGGCTTTGATGATGGCATTTTCTTCGAAGGTTTGTCCTGTTTCTTCAATCTCTTCAGTGAATCCGATATCTGCTAGTGTTTTGACCGTGAATCCTTTTGGCTCAAGAATGGCTTTGAATTCTTTCGCTTTGCCCGCATTGTGCGTTGCAATGATGGCTGTTTTCATCCTGATCAAACCCTTCTTTTTATTCGATGACTTCTCCTGTAACCGCTTTTTGCTTTTCGATTAATTCTTTGATGCCCTTTTCGGCTAAATCGAGCAGTCCGTTTAGCTGTTCTCTTGAGAATGTCGCTTCTTCGCCTGTGCCTTGAAGTTCAACAAAGCGTCCAGCGCCTGTCATGATGACATTCATATCTACTTCAGCTGAAGAATCTTCTTCATAATTTAAATCTAACAGAAGACCTTGCTGAGAATCAATTCCGACGGATATCGCCGCTAAATAATCAGTGATCGGGTTTTGTTTGATGACGCCTTCTGCTCGAAGCTTTTGAATCGCAAGTGTCATGGCAACAAAAGCACCAGTAATAGATGCTGTACGTGTTCCGCCGTCAGCTTGAATGACATCACAGTCAATCCAAATCGTGCGTTCGCCAAGTTTTTCTAGGTCAACGACTGCACGGAGGGCTCGTCCAATTAATCGCTGAATTTCCATTGTACGTCCTGTGACTTTTCCTTTAGATGATTCTCTAATGGTTCTTTGTGCGGTTGCTCTTGGAAGCATGCTATATTCTGCTGTAATCCAGCCTTTTCCTTCTCCTCTTAAAAAAGGAGGTACGCGGTCTTCGATGGATGCGTTACAAATCACCTTCGTATTTCCCGCTGAGATTAAGACAGAGCCTTCTGGATGCGTGATGTAGCCTGCCTCTATTTCAATTTTTCTTAATTCGTCATATTGTCTTTCATCTAATCTCATGATTTACCTCCGTTACGATATACATTCCGCGCGCGATTCCAGCGGGGTTCTCCTACTAACTTTGACAACCTCAGCTCGTTCTAATCGCTTGGAATAAAAAAGAGGCAGCGAATATGCATGCCTCTTTTTCTCCATTATATCAATGTGTGCCGTTAAAAACTACCTGTATTCACTTGTTCTGGTCTTGAAACCGGCTTTGTCAGCTCTGTTCCTTTTTCGTTCACAAGCTCAGCCTTACCATTTACCTTGACAGATACGCTTTTCACGTCCGGAAGCTCTGTTAATGTGAGCACAATGCTATCAAGAACTTTTTGTGAAATGACCTTTTTCTTTTCATCTGCACTGCCAAAAATGGATTCATTGAAATCAAGTGTCACATGTCCGTCCTTTACTTTCGGGACATCATTCAGCTTCACATCTTGATCAAAGTCTGTAAGCAATTGGCTAGTTTTGCTTGGCCCAGAGACGAGCTCATGGATGGCTGCTGTAATTGGATCATCCTCATCTTTTGGCGCTCTTGTGGTGACCGGAACGTAGTAGGTCTGTTTATCAGATTCAGCTAAATAATAGACGGTCACTGGCTTTGTTGATGTCATATCAGCGGCAGCCTCGTGCTGAATATTAATACCGTCTTCTCTGCTTAAATCATCTGAAATCGGTGTACCATTCACAGGCATTTCTTTCAGCTCATGTCCGTTCATTTTCAATTTCACTTTTGCAACCGAATCAAACTGCGTTAACGTCCAAGTGACAGATTGCAGGATGCGCTGTTCATCTTCTTTTTTATAGTTTTTGAATTCGTTTGAAAAATCCACAATGGCCGTTCCGTCTTTAATGTCGACAGATACGCTCGTGTCAGCCGGCAAAACAGCTCGGAATCCATTTGGCATCAAGTTAGAAATCGGCCCCCCGTCTACAAGGTATTCAAGGGTTTGTTTAGCACTTCCTTCGTTTTTCGGCAGCGGAACGGATTGAGAGACGACATACCCGTTTTTATCAATTAAATATAATTCTCTCATGACTGTATCTGCCTTCTTCTCTTCTTTTCCTTCTTTGGCTGTTTGTTTATCTTCTTTATTTTCTTTCACATATGTGACGTTTTGTGGTGGATCAATCTCTGTTTTCGCTTGGTCTGTTTGAAACAATCCGCATCCTGACAAAAGCATGGCTGACGCGATACACGTAACAGCTGCTGTAGTTCCTTTTTTCAGCATACTTCACCCTCCTCTAGTAGTTTGTACTACTATGTATACGAGCTCCTCGTGCGGATTAGACCCTTTTCATAAAAAAATAACCCACCTCAAGAAGAAGCGGGTTATTGCTGATAGACTTGTTCAAGTGATACAGTTTCGACGTTCCCTGGCAGGTAACCAAACCAATCACGAGCGATGTTTTGAAAATTTTGCTGCTGTCCTGTTGTATAAAATGTATGAACAGGTGCTTCTTGAGACGTGTTTAACAGTCCTTTATACGAAAGAATCGTACTGGCTTCTCTCGCTGTCTCATCCCCTGATGAAATAATACTCACATCACTCCCCATAAAGCGCTGAATCGGCTCCTTTAAAATCGGATAGTGCGTGCAGCCAAGAATGAGCGTATCAATTCCTGTTTCTTTCATTGGTGCAAGGGAGTCTTTCACGACTTCGTCTGCTGTCTGATCTAAAAACGTCCCGCTTTCTACAAATGGAACAAGCAGCGGACATGCCAAGCTTTGAACGGTTAGCCCTGCTTTTAGTGATAGGAGCGCTTCCTTGTATGCCTCGCTTTTGATTGTATTGGCTGTACCAATGACGCCAATATGCTGGTTGTTTGTCACCTTGATCGCTGTACGAGAGCCTGGCTGAATTACGCCAATGACTGGGATATCGAGTGTTGCTTTAATTTCATCAAGTGCAATGGCCGTAGCTGTGTTGCATGCAATGACGAGCATTTTAATATGATGATGTCTTAATAAGTAGTGTGCCATTTCCCAAGTATATTGAAGAACCTCTTCTTCTTTCCGCGGGCCATACGGACACCGTTTTGTATCGCCTACGTAAATGATCTTTTCTTTTGGCAGTTGTCTCATGATTTCCTTTGCAACGGTTAAACCGCCGACGCCGGAATCAATGACGCCGATTGGTTGATCCAACAAAATCGCCTCATTTTCTTTTCATTTGCTGCTGTAGTTTCGTTAAGGATTGGTTGAAAACGATGGCTTCTTCTTCTGAGAAAGCCCCTAGAAGTTCACTGACGTATTCTTGGCGTTTGACAATCACTTCTTGAATGATCCGCTCACCTTCAGGCAATAAGTGAATGCGAACCACGCGGCGGTCAGAAGGATCTTTCACTCGTTCGACAAGTTCACTTTTTTCCATTCGATCAATTAAGTCGGTTGTTGTGCTGCAAGCCAAATACATCTTTTGTGATAGCTCACCTATTGTCATATCCCCGAATTCATAAAGCCACTGAAGCCCTACAAATTGAGGTGGTGTAATCGTATATTGATTCAGGATTTCTCTGCCTTTTTGCTTAATAATTGCAGCAATATGGCGCAATGATTTTTCAATCTCTGCTACATGGTCGAACTCATTCGTTTCCATTTCATTGATACCTCACTATAGCATCTCACTTTAATTAAAACGTACATTCCTATTTTCCTCGTTTTTCAAAGAAAATGCAAGAAGAGACTCATGGAAACCATATAGAAATAACCGGTTCCTCCCTGGTGCGGGAGGAAGACCGGCTGACTTTAGAGCTCTAGCTCACCCATACGCAGAAGCTCGACTACGGCCTGTGAACGACCTTTGACTCCTAGCTTTTGCATGGCATTTGTTATGCATACCTTTTACAAATATTATAACGCAGTTAATTAATTAAATCTATAATGGAAGTTCATTTGCCCATTTGGATGAATCACAATGTGATCAATGAGCTTTTCAAATACATGCTTCAGGTCCTTTTCTCTGTCTTCAAGTTCTTGAAGAACTGCTTGAATTTGAGCCATTGAATTTTTTTCGTTTTGAACCTGTTGTAATGAGAATAAACTCTGTTCGAGCTTTATTATTTTTGTCTGAATATCATTGCGTTTCGTTTGGAATTCAGCCTTTGAAATAATTTGATCTTCTAGGTAAAGTTCAAGTAATCTTTTATTCTGTGTTTCAAGGGACTTCAATTCTGCTTTAATAGTCTTCATTTGTTTTTCTTTTTGATCAATAGCATTCTTTTTGAAATCGTGTGTTATACCGCCTGAAAATTCAATAAGATTTTCAATTACTAAGTCTCTAACTTCTTCATACATAATAGGAACATGATTTACGCAGCCTTCATTACCAGCTCTCCGATAATTACTGCATTTTACGTATTTCCAATAGGTTTTTTCCCCATTTTTTTTGGCTCTGCTAGTTTGGATAATGACCATGTTAGAACCACATTTTCCGCAAATAAGTAATTGTCTCAACTCATTCCACGGTGTGAATTTAGTTTTTTTATTGACAGTCTGTTTATTATTTGCTTTTTCCCAATCCTCTCTTGAGACAATCGGCGGGCAAAAGTCTTCGTAAACGGTCCATTTTTCGGGTGGATTCCGAATGAATTTTTTTCGACCATCAACTTTTATCGTAGTATGCCTATTAGCTATATGCACGCCGCAATAAATAGGGTTTCTTAAAATGGTTTGAACTGTTGTGAGCTGCCAATTACTACGTTTTTTTGGAGGTGGTATTTCACCTAGCTTACATTTTTCTTGCAAAGCGTATGTAACCCTTTTATGACCCAATCCCTCGTTATTATAAAGATGAAAAATTAATCTTATAACTTGAGCTTCACTTTCGTTAATCACTAAGTGTTTACCATCTTTCTGGTAACCGTAAGGCACTCTTCCTGAATGCTCACCGCGCCTGGCTTTGGCTGCAAGTACACCACTTATATTGACTGACATAGACTTAGGTAACTGCTCCGCAAAGAGAGCAGACATTTCAAATTTCATTGACGCTTTACTCTCGTAAAGGGAGTCATAGTCTTCTTCGAGTGTAACGACACGAACCCCATTAGACACTAGAATCTCTCTGATATATAACGCATCTTTTAAGTCACGGGCAAGACGTGTGATGGACTTAAAAATGACCATTTTTATTTCTTTCTTTTCAGCCAATGAAAAAATGTATTTCATTGCTGCCCTATCTTCAAGGACGGTTCCGCTTATACCGTCGTCTAACAAAACAGAACGGTCATCCCATTCATAATTGTGTTGCTCGATCCAATATCGACAAACATCAATTTGGTTTTCCTTCGATGAAATTTGCTCGTCTCGATCAGTTGAAACCCTCGTATAAACCTTATAAGGATAATCATCATATTTTATGATTTCATCGACTGTCTCTTTTCGAAAGCTCATATAACCCACCTCGGTTATTATTATTATAATTAAAGTATAACATCATAATAAGATGCTTTTACTTACGAATTTAGACACCGAACAAACATTCTGATAAAATGATTTCGAGGTGAGAGTATGACTGATCTCGAAAGAAAAATTTATCGAATTATCTACAATATGAGTCGGTTTCGCAAGAACCCTTCGATGGATGAACTTAAACGGAAAACGGGTAGGGATGAGCCAGCGATTCGTAAGGCAGTTGAAAATCTTATTTCTCGAAAAGAAATTAGATGGGATAAAGAGAAAAAGGAATGGCGGTTCTGATTATATTGCTTTTTATGGGATATTCAGTAAAATGAATTTAATATATTATTGAAACAGGAGGGATAACATGATTAGAATTAAACCATGTGCAGACAATACTTTTTCATATGTCATTGAATCATTAGATAGAGAAACAGGGAAAAGAAAAAGGATAGTTCGAAAAGGATTTGCTTCAAAAAATGAAGCAATGAAAGCAGCAGAAGCAAAAGAAAAAGAAATGTAGATTCATAGATTTTCGAACGCTGAAAAATAATGCCCAAATAAAAAGCCCCTCCAAACGGAAGGGCATTTTCATTTAAAACAAGAAAAAGTTAATTGCATAGTAAACACCGTCAGCAATAATTTGTGCTGACCCTCCACCAATTTTCGGTTCTAAAGCAGCATAAAGCCTTTTCTTGATTATGTTTGCAGTAACATCAGGTATATTTGCGAATTCTTCAATTTTTTTAGCTATGAAATTGGAATTCTCTTTAAATGCTTTAGCAGCTTGCTTGTCAGCTTTTTTCAAAACAAGACTTGCTGCTTTTCCACCATACCTTACACCTTCTGCTACTATTTCAGCAGCTAACTTTACTAGGTATCCTCTAAAGCCTTGAGTTTGGATGATAGGGTCTTCTATTTCTGTTTCATCCGCTAGACTCTTTAACGACTGTATTTTCACTTGAATCTGTTGTGATGCCATAGTCTCATTATCATTATTAGGAGTTGCGGCTCTTGATACAGTCGGTAACAATGTTGATACTAATAGTAAAGTTGTTAACGCAACAATAAGTAATTTAGATACAAATTTATTCATTTTACCACCACCCTTCTTAAGTGGTATTATATACTAAATTTATAAATATTTGTATATTAAATTCGATGAAAAGGATGATTGTCATGAGAAAAATCTATAATTATATGAATAAGGAACAGAAGCAACATGCAATAAAGTTGCTGCATGAAGACATAAAGGAATTGAAAAAGGAACAATCACAAGAAGAAGAAAAAGGGTATCCCGGGGTAATAAAGGCAGCTATCGAAGAAACGATTGAAAGATACAAAAAAGATATAGAATTTCTTGAAAATGATTTAAAAAAGTGAGCAGGCTTAACGCCTGCCCTTTTTATTTTAATAGCTTTTCTAACGCTGCTTTAGTCTTTGGACCATAGATACCATCAGAAGTAAGCCCATGCATAAGCTGGAATCGTTTGACCGCATTCGCTGTTTTTGGTCCGTAATAGCCGTCAATACCATTGTTTTTTGCCCCTTTGTCAGGGTAGAAATAGAGTGCCGCTAAAGCCTCTTGAATTCGCCTTACAGCGTCCCCTTTCTTCATAGGTGTTTTCACCTTAAAGATGCCCGTTGGGAGCTTGTGCGCCTTCTTAGATGCTTTTTTATTAGGTGTTTTTGTGGATGATGTTTTCTCAGGCTTCGAAGATGATGTTTTACCGCCCAATGCCTTCAGCTCTTTTTCAATGGCTGCTTTAAATGAGCTCCATCTACCTTCAGATAAGATCCGGTGTGGACAATACTTCCCATTCCAATCTTGATGCTTGCGTACTCGATCAACACCCCAACCACGTTCTTTAAGCAACTGCGCCACAAATTTAATAGCCAGCTTTTCCGCAGCCTTGTATCTAGCACCGCCAGACTCGCTATAACAAATTTCAATCGCAATTGACTTGCGGTTACCAGTACCATTTGTGCCGTCACCCGAATGCCACGCATTGCGATCTAATGGAATAGCTTGGATCACCTTTTTATTGTCCACTGCAAAATGATAACTTGTTGAACTGGTGTTATTGATCATATAGTTAATTTCTCTTTCAGCTGTGGCGTCGTTTGCTGTATTGTGGATAGTAATGTATTCCGCATTCATTTTATTTGGACATTTTAAACCGTATCTACTGGACGGTACCATTTTCTTTTTTACTTTGATTGCCATATTCATCTACTCCTTAAATTTTGATATAAAAAATGCCGCCTAATGGCAGCTCTTTATTTTGTTAACCCTTTTTGTTGCAGCACTTCTTTTTGTAGCTTGCCTTTCTCAGTCACGTAATTGTTTTTAAACCATGCCATCAAGGTTGTGACAATTGTAAAAATCATTGAGAAAGCAAGGTACAATGTGTCAGCCAACGAAGTGACTTGATCCTCACTGATCGGCAAAACAGGTTTTCCAAACATAATTAACGCCTGGTTGATTAGCGCAATAAAAAGAAGCACCGTGCGAACGACCGTGCCTTTGTCAAAGTTTTTCATATTAATTTCCTCTTTTCGTTTTATTTTTGGTTTCTTTCGATTCTGTCTAGTTTTTCAATGACAACATCATACTTCTCACTAAACTTTGCTAGTACGTCATTTTGTGCGTCTATTTGTTCGTTTAGCTTGTTCTCACGCTCTTTTGTCGTGTTCAATACATAAAACAGCACCCAACAAAAAAGAACCGCAAACGGTCCCTGTGTCATCAAATACTGCGCAATATCCATTTCCATTTTGTTCACCTTCTCCCGCCATAAACATAAAAAATAAGCCTACACTTCGTATGGCTCACCTGTGATTTCCTCATATTGTTCGGGTGTGATTCTCCCCGCTGCCACTGTGTTATATACCATTTCTTTTGTCCATAATTCTCTATCATAAAAACCTTTGATTCTACTGAACCAATCGAAATCACTCACGATGGATCACCCCCTAATGCAAACAAGTAATAAAGCTCGGCAACTTGTTTCTCCATGAGGTCTATTTTTGACGGCTGCGGCTTTGGCTGCAAGCTCTCTATATACTCTTTGGATGCTGATTCAAACCACACTCTTTTTTTCTCGTCATACTCGGGAAGATACAACCCCTCTTGTGGTCGTACATCCGTAGCATTTTTCGGAATCTCTTCATAATCACTTATCACATCTTCGCCTAAATACATAAAATTTTCGTCATATAAAAAAATATGCATGTACCTTACCTCCTACCACAACGGAATAGATTCATTTATTTCAAATCTGCTTACAAAAGAATTATCGTTAGCAGACATCCCATCAAAACGCAAAGAACCATCTTTTTCTAATGTGAATCTAGCAGAGCCATAAGACCCTACCGTTGCACCGAGAAACACAGCTTTTGAAGCCGGTTTTTGAGTAAAACGGGCAATGACTGCATCATTTGCCGGGACTCCCTCAAAGGACCCTCGAAGTAGTAATTCATTTTGACGTATGGAGAATTGGAGAGGGTTACTCGCATATTGTTTTACTGTTCCAGCGACTAACGTCACCTGATTCCATGTGCTGATTGAATCATCATCCGTCAGCATACGTTTCCACCCTCTGAACGATCCGTCCGTATGAGTCGTTCCCCACCAATGAAGATTATCTCCACTTCGGATAATATGGAACGTTTTTCGGTTGTTGCTGTTGTCTATTATATAAATATTGAACCAAGATGAATCGGTTTTACTCGGCATATTCACAACATTTGTTCCAACGGCGTAATAACAACCCGACGGCAACGTTAATATGTCCGTACCATTCGGCAACAATTGGCTTTGCCCTGTTTCAGATAGCAAATTATGATTCGAGAGTCTAGCCCATCCACTCCACGAATTATTGTTTAAATAATTGGTGTAAATGTTATTGGCGTAATCCGTAGCATACACCCATCCAAACGTCCCCTTTCCATTTGTCGCATCCGTCATGTGGAAAAAGCCTCTGAATGAACGGTGATTAGGCAAGTCTTTTGAATTAGCTATTGCATAGAAGGTTCCTTGCCCTAATCCATTATTGATAACTTCGTCTAAGATGCTTAAAGAAGTATCCTTAATTGAGATCAATGGCATTCCTGAATCTAGCGTAATTTTCTTTTGCTGAAAACCCGCAACAAGGTCTTTAGCCATTTTCAATGCTCCGTCGGGTGTCTCTGCGTGATCGTCCGTATATTTTTTAGCTGCTGCAAGCGCTTCGGCTACTTTAGCTTTTGCACCTTCTTTTGTTTCAAGCGCTTCAAGATCGTCAAGCTTTTCTTTCAAGTGGTCTAGCTGCTCCTGCAACTCTGCGGTGATTTCGTCGATACTTCCTTGCAACTCTGCTGCCATGCGTTCTATTTCGGTTTTAAGTGTTTGGAAATCGTCGATATAATACTCCGCAACCGGGACAATGTCCTGATCGATTAAATTACGTTGTATCGTAAAAGTAAACTCATGAACCGACATTGATTGAGTGTTTCGATAATAAAGATTGAGCGCGGCTCTCACTCGTCCATATTGTTTGATTTCCTCGTCATCAAGGACGTACGTGGCCAATCCTTCCACTTTATCAACCAATTCAATATCTCTGACATGTTTTGCCCCCGAATCAAATTTTAGTACAAGTTTCGCATCTACTGCGGATAAAGGAAGAGGAACGCCGTCTTTACGCAATGTAAAAAGAAGTTTTGCGGTCCCGATATCCTGTGTTGAGAATACAATTTGTGATTGATATACACTTTGCGTATAAGCATCGATATCGAATTTTAACCCGCCATTTTTAAAGATCTTATTATCCGTCACAGTATCCCCCCTTAAGTGATATTTCCGGCTGTGAGTATTGGATCAACGCTCTTATCATTTAATGCTGATACTTTCCCAGCGCCTTTTAATCGGTTGCCGTAATGCTGTATGGATGAACATTTGCTAGTTAAATACATACCGTGTCGACCTGTTTTCCCGGTTGCTGTGTTATTACGAACGGCGCTATTTTTGACGCCATCCATGAACAAAATAAAGTCATATTCATCCCCACGCTTGCCCGCATTCATGATCGTGTTTTCATCTACTTGTACATATTCAGAATCACCCGAGACAGATATACCCGAGAAACCGATCTCTTCAAGCGTGTTATCATCCACCGAAACATAATCGCAATTTCCTTCCTCGATCCGCACGCCATTCCCTTGAATGTCACGCCCTGTGTTGTGGTGAACCTTTCCCCGGGTGCTGCGTGTAACCAGTACGCCGTGGTGTCCAATGTTCTCCATATTGTTACCTTCAATAACAAAATGCTTCACATCTGAAACATGAATACCGTGCCTTGTCGTCCCGTCAATTTGATTGCCCTTAATAGCCACATGATCAATGGTTTGATACCCTTTACGGCCGTACACCTGTATTGCGTGGTCAACTGACATATTGATAAATTTGTTGTTTGTAATTGTGTGACGCTTTGTCTTGTTTACTCTGCCAGTCGGGTTTCCGTTTTTGTCTTGAGTATAAACGCTGCTGACGCTTGGCAATAACGTTCTAACGCCGCCGGAACAGTTTTCAAAAGTGTTACCGTCAACAAATACGTCTTGCCATTTGTTGCCCGATACCGCCCATTCTGTGCAATCGTAAACCTTGTTATTGAGGAATCTAATGCCTGAATAAAGAACACCGTCAGTGCTTGTATGTGAATCAATCGCTCTAGGATAGCCTCCAAGCTCTGCGGATTTTCTAATCTTACAGTTTTGCATGGTGATGTTTCGTGTTGGCGTATGATCATAGGCACCAAAAGCGCCAAAATTGCTTGCTGAACGCATTAAATCAACTTGAACAGCTGCCGAAAACCATCTGTCCCCTACGTAATCCGCAAACCCTTCGAATGTCACATTATCAATCAAGACATCTTCATTCCCTGCACAATCAAACGCATGTCCACCACAAACATTTCTCAAAGTGATATCTCGCATGGTGATTCCAGACGCATGAGCAAACGCAAAAATAGAACATTGCTGTTTGATCACATGCCCCATACTGTCAATAATCCCTTGTCCCTCGATGACGATATTCCCATTCCCGTTATAACCAGTGCTTTGATCGGTTGCGTCGCCGTTAACAAACATTGATCCAACAAAATCACGTTTTACATGCACGCCTGCTTGAAACTCAATTCTTGCTCCCTGATAAACCCTTATTGTCTCTCTTTGGGTGTATGTCCCGGGAGGCACAACGATTTTGACAGGGTATGTTTTCGATAGGTCGAGTGCTGCTTGCATCGCTTTCGTGAAATTGCCTAGTTTATTCAAAAAAGGCTTAAGCGACACATAAACCATTGCATCACTAATCTTCTGATCAATTTGCGCAAATTCGTAGTCAAATCGGTCTTTTGCTGTGGGATGA
Coding sequences:
- a CDS encoding DNA cytosine methyltransferase, which codes for MYNVVSLFSGCGGLDLGFRGDFEFLGRNYDRNLFKIIWANDIFKQAVESYRVNIGDHIIEGDIQDLLNNNPEMVPTEADVVIGGFPCQDFSIAGKRQGITVNRGRLYLQMKRVIERIAPKIFVAENVEGLVNMENGLILETIKNDLSSVDHNGEIVNYNVTHHLYHAADYGVPQIRKRVFIVGVRSDIDVEHIPPIPTTPDNPVTSRKAIDDLWNMEVNSNVPNHTQISKAKFYPGRRLQGNSQIKEDQPSVTIRAEHHGNIEGHYRSTNPEDPENMLFWRRLTVRECARIQSFPDNFVFQGSATMTYKQVGNAVPPVLGWHIAQSVQQVLLNAEKLKFDDNKTQIAMNF
- a CDS encoding YfcE family phosphodiesterase, which translates into the protein MKILIISDSHGLTDELQTIAKRHAAEVDMMIHCGDSELETNHPALEGYKVVKGNCDFMGDFEEELLLPLDGGGKLFLTHGHLHGIKQSLLQVYYRAEELGADIICFGHSHIPGSELLRGKLLINPGSVHLPRVRKERSYAILTLDGSEANVQFFTDEGQVIQDLENTVTLEGIS
- a CDS encoding XTP/dITP diphosphatase, which codes for MIRMKTAIIATHNAGKAKEFKAILEPKGFTVKTLADIGFTEEIEETGQTFEENAIIKAEAIQAKAGEMVIADDSGLSIDYLGGKPGVYSARYAGEHKDDAENVEKVLSELQGIEKEDRTARFRCALAVSIPGKETKTVEGSVEGYISEEPIGENGFGYDPIFIVKDKDQTMAELSPEEKNKISHRAVALQKLSSLLDANE
- the rph gene encoding ribonuclease PH, encoding MRLDERQYDELRKIEIEAGYITHPEGSVLISAGNTKVICNASIEDRVPPFLRGEGKGWITAEYSMLPRATAQRTIRESSKGKVTGRTMEIQRLIGRALRAVVDLEKLGERTIWIDCDVIQADGGTRTASITGAFVAMTLAIQKLRAEGVIKQNPITDYLAAISVGIDSQQGLLLDLNYEEDSSAEVDMNVIMTGAGRFVELQGTGEEATFSREQLNGLLDLAEKGIKELIEKQKAVTGEVIE
- a CDS encoding GerMN domain-containing protein produces the protein MLKKGTTAAVTCIASAMLLSGCGLFQTDQAKTEIDPPQNVTYVKENKEDKQTAKEGKEEKKADTVMRELYLIDKNGYVVSQSVPLPKNEGSAKQTLEYLVDGGPISNLMPNGFRAVLPADTSVSVDIKDGTAIVDFSNEFKNYKKEDEQRILQSVTWTLTQFDSVAKVKLKMNGHELKEMPVNGTPISDDLSREDGINIQHEAAADMTSTKPVTVYYLAESDKQTYYVPVTTRAPKDEDDPITAAIHELVSGPSKTSQLLTDFDQDVKLNDVPKVKDGHVTLDFNESIFGSADEKKKVISQKVLDSIVLTLTELPDVKSVSVKVNGKAELVNEKGTELTKPVSRPEQVNTGSF
- the racE gene encoding glutamate racemase, with protein sequence MLDQPIGVIDSGVGGLTVAKEIMRQLPKEKIIYVGDTKRCPYGPRKEEEVLQYTWEMAHYLLRHHHIKMLVIACNTATAIALDEIKATLDIPVIGVIQPGSRTAIKVTNNQHIGVIGTANTIKSEAYKEALLSLKAGLTVQSLACPLLVPFVESGTFLDQTADEVVKDSLAPMKETGIDTLILGCTHYPILKEPIQRFMGSDVSIISSGDETAREASTILSYKGLLNTSQEAPVHTFYTTGQQQNFQNIARDWFGYLPGNVETVSLEQVYQQ
- a CDS encoding MarR family winged helix-turn-helix transcriptional regulator encodes the protein METNEFDHVAEIEKSLRHIAAIIKQKGREILNQYTITPPQFVGLQWLYEFGDMTIGELSQKMYLACSTTTDLIDRMEKSELVERVKDPSDRRVVRIHLLPEGERIIQEVIVKRQEYVSELLGAFSEEEAIVFNQSLTKLQQQMKRK